TCGGGCTGCGGCAAGTCGACGCTGCTGCGTATCGTCGCGGGGCTCGACTTTCCGACCACCGGGCAGGTGCTGCTCGATGGCGAGCGCATCGAAGGCCCGGGCGCCGACCGCGGCGTGGTGTTCCAGAGCTACACGCTCTTTCCGTGGCTCACGGTGGCGCAGAACATCCGCTTCGGCCTGCGCGAGCGCGGCATGAGCGAAGCCGACCAGAAGGAGCGCAGCGAGTTCTTCATCGCAAAGGTGGGCTTGCGCGGCTTCGAGCACCATTTTCCGAAGCAGCTCTCGGGCGGCATGCAGCAGCGCACCGCGATTGCGCGCGCGCTCGCCAACGACCCCAAGATGCTGCTGCTCGACGAGCCCTTCGGCGCGCTCGACAACCAGACCCGCGTGCTGATGCAGGAACTCTTGCTCGGCATCTGGGAGTCGGCACGCAAGACGGTGCTGTTCGTCACGCACGACATCGACGAGGCGATCTTCATGGCCAACCGCGTGGCGGTGTTCAGCGCACGGCCGGGCCGCATCAAGACCGAGATCGCGGTCGACTTTCCGCATCCGCGCAGCTACACCATCAAGACCTCGCCGGAGTTCATGGAAATCAAGGCGCGGCTGACGGAAGAGATTCGCGCGGAGTCGATGGCGGCTGCGGAGCACTAGGATGGAACCTTGCTCTTTTGTTCTTCGTGTCGTGCGTTTGCCGCACTGTTCAGGGCGCGCTCCCGCCGACGGGGTACGCGGCGAAGCGAATGTCCTCCGGCCTGCGGCCTCCCCCTTGATTTCGCTGCGCAAGGCACCCCATCGACGGAAGCGTTGCGCAGAGGGGTGGTTGATCGGCGG
This genomic window from Variovorax paradoxus contains:
- a CDS encoding ABC transporter ATP-binding protein, translating into MNDQLSIQGVSRVFTGTKGQRTQALLPIDFEVRENDFVTILGPSGCGKSTLLRIVAGLDFPTTGQVLLDGERIEGPGADRGVVFQSYTLFPWLTVAQNIRFGLRERGMSEADQKERSEFFIAKVGLRGFEHHFPKQLSGGMQQRTAIARALANDPKMLLLDEPFGALDNQTRVLMQELLLGIWESARKTVLFVTHDIDEAIFMANRVAVFSARPGRIKTEIAVDFPHPRSYTIKTSPEFMEIKARLTEEIRAESMAAAEH